The Daphnia magna isolate NIES linkage group LG6, ASM2063170v1.1, whole genome shotgun sequence genome segment CTGTGTAAAATTTTCATTAGCAAACATAGTCCGAAATACACACGACTAAATATTTACCGTTCTGCGTGCACTTCCACCATTGGCAGACCTGTTTAGGTCGTTCGGTGTAGTGGAAGCTACAGCGCTAGGACTCTACGCAGCACAATCAAATTAGTAcgcaataataataaaaaaaaaaatgtgcaacGATTAGAAAAGATGTTTGATGTGCTTACCTTACTAAATGTACCAGATGAATTATGTGTAGGtgttttctaaaaataaattgagCTGAAATTACACTTGTGATTTATTAGTTTAAATAAAGTTTACCTGATCAGCATGTTGAGGAGTACCATTTCGTACGTCTGCTGCCGCTTTTGAGGTATTTTTCGATGGCGTAGACATCTCTTCATCGGAGCTCTCATCAGAATCTTCGCTACTTTCGGCAACTTTGGAAGAAACAGGATTAGGAGTCACTATCTTCGGCAATGGTTTTGACGCAGGTTCTTCATCGCTCGACTCCTCCGAACTTGAATCTTGCTTTTTTACAGGAGCGTTACCCTTTTTAATGGCAGTTGTTGGTGTTGAATCTTCATCTGAGCTGTCTGAATCTTCAGAACTGTCCGCTTTTTTGGGTGGAAGTTTGACAGTTGGCTTAACAGCGACTGCTTTTTGCATTGGTTTTTCGTCCTCAGAACTATCAGAATCTTCTGAACTATCCTGTTTTGATGCTGGTTTGGTTGGAATCTTCGCAGGCGTAGATACAGTGGGTACTGCCTTGACTTTCTCATCTTCCGAGCTATCCGATTCTTCAGAACTCTCTTCGTCTTTACGGATTGGTTTAGCCACTGCTATTTTAACCACTGGCTTGGCTGGTACTTCCTCCTCTGAGCTGTCAGATTCATCTGAACTTTCACGTTTAACCGGAGGCTTAGTAGCTTGCTTTGATTGTTTATTTGGTTTAGATTCTTCATCTGAGCTATCAGATTCATCTGAGCTGGATTCTTTTACCGTCTTCTGAATTACCTTGGGTTGTACGTTAGCTGTaggtttgtttggttttgctTGTGGCATCTCATCTTCACTATCTGATTCCTCTGAAGAAGACTCCACCTTCTTGGGTACCTGTTTAGTGGGAGCTGCAATCTTAGGAGCAGCTTTAAGTCCATTTGCTTGTTTTGGAGGTTCCTATTAGCAGACAACattaatttcatttcaaaCATAAACAATCAGGAAACCAACCTCATCACTAGAGTCTGAGTCTGAATCAGAAGAACTTGAATCAGATTTTTTCTGAGCAGCTACAGCTTTTGCAGCCGGTGTCTGTGGCTTATTCACTATTTTAACTGGGGTATTCTTTAACGATACCTGTGCTGTCT includes the following:
- the LOC116925086 gene encoding nucleolar protein dao-5 isoform X4 codes for the protein MAANISDTAAAAFVYSYLQEKDPNYAEAFKKKTNAPALLKGSPSLKDVIDHFQKTSPLKRRISLENMPSSKKLKTESSDSESDSGMDETKPAQVTSNGVSPKTNIMAKPVASDSSSESDSSDEETPVAKTTPVKMLNKPQVTPAKAIVQKKSDSSSSDSESDSSEEEVPKPANGPKAAVKITAPVKQIPKKAESSSEESDSEDETAQVSLKNTPVKIVNKPQTPAAKAVAAQKKSDSSSSDSDSDSSDEEPPKQANGLKAAPKIAAPTKQVPKKVESSSEESDSEDEMPQAKPNKPTANVQPKVIQKTVKESSSDESDSSDEESKPNKQSKQATKPPVKRESSDESDSSEEEVPAKPVVKIAVAKPIRKDEESSEESDSSEDEKVKAVPTVSTPAKIPTKPASKQDSSEDSDSSEDEKPMQKAVAVKPTVKLPPKKADSSEDSDSSDEDSTPTTAIKKGNAPVKKQDSSSEESSDEEPASKPLPKIVTPNPVSSKVAESSEDSDESSDEEMSTPSKNTSKAAADVRNGTPQHADQKTPTHNSSGTFSKSPSAVASTTPNDLNRSANGGSARRTPNTPFRRVREEEIEIDQKFTDNSFNAKRGAMGSWGERANHDLIHTKGKSFRHEKTKKKRGSYKGGAISFEVNSIRFDD